A single genomic interval of Portunus trituberculatus isolate SZX2019 chromosome 41, ASM1759143v1, whole genome shotgun sequence harbors:
- the LOC123516573 gene encoding 3-hydroxybutyrate dehydrogenase type 2-like has product MNYIATCVVSLIRGVQVISVRRDRTALDTQCCRNHDTMASPTGRLSGKRCLVTAAAQGIGRATVEAFLREDAALVVAVDINAEKLKELTSDRVVRRVLDVRDGEGIKALARDHPDINVLFNCAGIVNQSPLLETTDQEWDNSFDVNVKSMFLFCREFLPKMISLGEGSIINMASVASSLRAVNSRCVYGATKAAIIGLTKGLAMEHVRDGIRCNVVCPSPIAGPNNRPEHIAFMGKRIGRLAKPEEVANLCLYLASDESSYHTGNVFVIDGGFTL; this is encoded by the exons ATGAATTACATAGCTACATGTGTTGTGTCACTGATAAGGGGAGTGCAAGTCATCTCAGTGAGGAGAGACAGGACTGCCCTTGACACTCAGTGCTGTAGAAACCACGACACGATGGCCTCTCCTACGGGACGACTCTCGGGAAAACGCTGCTTGGTGACAGCCGCCGCCCAGG GCATCGGACGGGCCACGGTGGAGGCCTTCCTGAGGGAGGACGCCGCGCTGGTGGTAGCTGTCGACATCAACGCTGAGAAGCTGAAAGAGCTCACCTCCGACC GTGTGGTGCGGCGCGTGCTGGACGTGAGGGACGGTGAGGGCATCAAGGCCTTGGCCCGGGACCATCCTGATATCAACGTTCTATTCAATTGTGCCGG CATCGTAAACCAGAGCCCGCTGCTGGAGACCACCGATCAGGAATGGGACAATTCCTTTGATGTCAACGTGAAGAGCATGTTCCTCTTCTGCAGAGAGTTCCTTCCCAAG ATGATCAGTCTCGGCGAGGGCTCAATCATCAACATGGCTTCTGTCGCCAGTTCGCTGCGGGCAGTAAACAGTCGATGTGTTTACGGTGCTACCAAGGCGGCTATCATTGGGCTGACCAAGGGACTGGCCATGGAGCACGTGCGCGATGGAATCAG GTGCAACGTGGTGTGCCCATCCCCCATAGCCGGCCCCAACAACAGACCG GAACACATCGCCTTCATGGGGAAGAGAATTGGCCGTCTGGCAAAGCCGGAGGAAGTTGCCAACCTGTGTCTTTACCTGGCTTCCGATGAG TCTTCCTACCACACTGGGAACGTGTTTGTTATTGATGGAGGCTTCACTCTATGA
- the LOC123516684 gene encoding LOW QUALITY PROTEIN: uncharacterized short-chain type dehydrogenase/reductase y4vI-like (The sequence of the model RefSeq protein was modified relative to this genomic sequence to represent the inferred CDS: inserted 1 base in 1 codon), which produces MASPTGRLSGKRCLVTAAAQGIGRATVEAFLREGAALVVAVDINAEKLNELTSDRVVRRVLDVRDGEGIKALAMDHPDIDVLFNCAGIIHQSQLLETTDQEWDNSFDVNVKSVFLFCREFLPKMINRGGGSIINIASVASSLRGYNRRCVYGATKAAVIGLTKGLAMEHVRDGIRCNVMCPSQVAGHGIHTRSAHEQDQHAINEQKAFVENKRIGRLAKPEEVANLCLYLASDESSYHTGNVFVMDGGSHNMAVISWLIGRVQVISVKRDRTALDTQCCRNHDTMASPTGRLSGKRCLVTAAAQGIGRATVEAFLREGAALVVAVDINAEKLKELTSDRVVQRVLDVRDGEGIKVLARDFXDIDVLFNCAGIVHQSPLLQTTDQEWDNSFDINVKSMFLFCREFLPKMIRRGGGSIINMSSVASSLRGIDRRCVYGATKAAVIGLTKGLAMEHVRDGIRCNVVCPSPVASPSFSSRSADPEDSDLEHITFMENKRIGRLAKPEEVANLCVYLASDESSYHTGNVFVIDGGFTL; this is translated from the exons ATGGCCTCTCCCACGGGAAGACTCTCTGGAAAGCGCTGCTTGGTGACAGCTGCAGCCCAGG GCATCGGACGAGCCACTGTGGAAGCCTTCCTGAGGGAGGGCGCCGCTTTAGTGGTCGCCGTCGACATCAATGCCGAGAAGCTGAACGAGCTAACCTCCGACC GCGTGGTGCGGCGCGTGTTGGACGTAAGGGACGGCGAGGGCATCAAGGCATTGGCGATGGACCATCCTGACATCGACGTTCTCTTCAATTGTGCTGG CATCATACACCAGAGCCAGCTGCTGGAGACCACCGATCAAGAATGGGACAACTCTTTTGATGTTAACGTAAAGAGCGTGTTCCTCTTCTGCAGGGAGTTCCTTCCCAAG ATGATTAATCGCGGCGGGGGCTCGATCATCAACATAGCTTCCGTCGCCAGTTCGTTGCGAGGATACAACCGTCGATGTGTTTACGGTGCTACCAAGGCGGCTGTCATCGGGCTGACCAAGGGCCTGGCCATGGAGCACGTGCGAGATGGAATCAG ATGCAACGTGATGTGCCCATCCCAAGTGGCTGGACATGGGATCCACACTAGGTCCGCTCATGAGCAAGATCAGCACGCAATTAAT GAGCAAAAGGCCTTTGTGGAGAACAAGAGAATTGGTCGCCTGGCAAAGCCTGAGGAAGTTGCCAATCTGTGTCTGTACTTGGCTTCCGATGAA tCTTCCTACCACACCGGAAATGTGTTCGTTATGGATGGAGGAT caCATAATATG GCAGTTATCTCTTGGCTGATTGGGCGAGTGCAAGTCATCTCAGTGAAAAGAGACAGGACTGCCCTTGACACTCAGTGCTGTAGAAACCACGACACGATGGCCTCTCCTACGGGACGACTCTCGGGAAAACGCTGCTTGGTGACAGCCGCCGCCCAGG GCATCGGACGGGCCACGGTGGAGGCCTTCCTGAGGGAGGGCGCCGCGCTGGTGGTGGCTGTCGACATCAACGCTGAGAAGCTGAAAGAGCTCACCTCCGACC gcgtggtgcAGCGCGTGCTGGACGTGAGAGACGGTGAAGGCATCAAGGTGTTGGCACGGGACT CTGACATCGACGTCCTCTTCAACTGTGCCGG CATTGTACACCAGAGCCCGCTGCTGCAGACCACCGATCAAGAATGGGACAACTCTTTTGATATCAACGTGAAGAGCATGTTCCTCTTCTGCAGGGAGTTCCTTCCCAAG ATGATCAGGCGAGGCGGGGGTTCTATTATCAACATGTCTTCCGTCGCCAGTTCCTTGCGAGGAATAGACCGTCGTTGTGTTTACGGTGCTACCAAGGCGGCTGTCATCGGGCTGACCAAAGGGCTGGCCATGGAGCACGTGCGGGATGGAATAAG atgCAACGTGGTCTGTCCATCCCCCGTAGCCAGCCCGAGCTTCAGCAGCAGGTCTGCAGACCCTGAGGATTCGGACTTG GAACACATCACCTTCATGGAAAACAAAAGGATTGGTCGTCTGGCAAAGCCTGAGGAAGTTGCCAACCTGTGTGTTTACTTGGCTTCCGATGAG